Proteins encoded by one window of Cydia fagiglandana chromosome Z, ilCydFagi1.1, whole genome shotgun sequence:
- the LOC134678174 gene encoding histone-lysine N-methyltransferase SMYD3, producing the protein MKNKFRNTDSNIKAGDLLLTEQPFAFVLMSKEKGIRCDNCLEKGKVLKCSGCQFVHYCGRACQRDAWNDHKWECANLKRVAPKVVPDAARMLAKIINRLSRGDGHSYRSFYSATGFRMWKDLMSHYSDLKADKKRMDHFSSLCVVLFEFLKDISLPNTVELMGIYGRMVINSFTILDTDMNSIGTGVYLASSIVDHSCNPNAVATFEGKTINLRALTDLPCLDWDQIRISYIDLMYTPYERQTDLLENYYFLCQCERCLDETQVRTVHAAKCLNVECKNTVNIPWKDCPLVRKADSKHVNGDSVNGDSNGDTVNGDSNGDTVNGENRVEELPDVIRCDECGTKYTDKHVEEFQRAMDITEEHLKVMKDAAVAYVDICQYCLSRQGALHPLNVLRAQTLDHAFDALVLVRLWERAQDIAELLLPCFRFYYGERHPLLGILHLKYGKILLYKMWIPKALEHFKSAEKILKITHGDKHPLYREQLMPIMRQAMVESTYGN; encoded by the exons ATGAAGAATAAATTTAGGAATACAGACTCTAACATTAAGGCGGGTGATCTACTATTAACGGAACAGCCGTTCGCGTTCGTTTTGATGTCTAAAGAAAAGGGTATTCGCTGTGATAACTGCTTGGAAAA GGGCAAGGTGCTCAAATGCTCGGGATGCCAGTTCGTGCACTACTGCGGCCGAGCGTGCCAGAGGGATGCGTGGAACGACCACAAG TGGGAATGTGCGAATCTCAAGAGAGTGGCGCCTAAAGTGGTCCCCGATGCGGCTCGGATGCTGGCGAAGATCATCAACCGGCTCTCCAGGGGCGACGGCCATTCTTATAGATCTTTCTATTCCGCCACTGGCTTCAGGATGTGGAAGGATCTCATGTCCC ATTATTCCGACCTGAAAGCCGATAAGAAACGGATGGATCACTTTTCGTCACTATGCGTTGTGCTTTTCGAATTTCTGAAGGACATCTCCCTTCCTAACACCGTCGAACTGATGGGCATATACGGAAGA ATGGTAATAAACAGCTTCACGATCCTGGACACTGACATGAACTCGATAGGCACGGGCGTGTATCTGGCGTCGTCTATAGTGGACCACAGTTGCAACCCTAACGCGGTGGCCACTTTCGAGGGCAAAACGATTAACCTGCGAGCGCTCACCGACTTACCGTGCTTGGACTGGGACCAG atccGCATTTCCTACATCGACCTAATGTATACACCGTACGAGCGACAAACGGACCTACTGGAGAACTATTACTTCCTTTGCCAGTGTGAGAGGTGCTTGG ACGAAACCCAAGTGCGGACGGTGCACGCGGCCAAATGCCTCAACGTCGAGTGCAAGAACACCGTGAACATTCCATGGAAGGACTGCCCTTTAGTGAGGAAGGCTGACAGTAAACACGTGAACGGGGACAGTGTGAACGGGGACAGTAACGGGGATACTGTGAACGGGGACAGTAACGGGGATACTGTGAACGGCGAAAATAGGGTGGAAGAGTTGCCCGATGTTATAAG GTGTGACGAATGTGGGACCAAATACACGGATAAGCACGTTGAGGAGTTCCAACGGGCTATGGACATAACTGAAGAGCATCTGAAGGTCATGAAGGACGCTGCAGTGGCTT ACGTGGACATATGCCAGTACTGCCTGTCGCGGCAGGGCGCGCTGCACCCGCTGAACGTGCTGCGCGCGCAGACGCTCGACCACGCGTTCGACGCGCTCGTGCTCGTGCGCCTGTGGGAGCGCGCGCAGGACATCGCCGAGCTGCTGCTGCCCTGCTTCCG ATTCTACTACGGCGAGCGTCACCCCCTCCTAGGCATCCTCCACCTCAAGTACGGTAAGATCCTTCTATACAAGATGTGGATACCAAAAGCGTTGGAACACTTCAAGAGCGCTGAGAAAATACTAAAGATAACCCACGGCGATAAGCATCCGCTGTATAGAGAACAGCTGATGCCTATTATGAGACAGGCCATGGTGGAATCGACCTACGGaaattaa
- the LOC134679365 gene encoding uncharacterized protein C1orf131 codes for MSLILTKAALALKNAENNFQFVKFEAHKPKKKQSEADNEVKLGQKELNQKKDLDLKKIRHEVVKFGMSGFDPSKKEEARIALAVSLGAKPPKKEYLNYKELMQKRKQEKQKEQEEKQMMRSKSMLQSGGKKKKKTGNDVGHLLDTYGKVQKKDLKKKDGPSTKKKRKK; via the exons ATGTCCCTTATACTTACGAAAGCTGCTTTAGCACTCAAAAACGCAGAGAACAATTttcaatttgtcaaatttgaagCGCATAAACCAAAAAAGAAGCAATCAGAAGCAGACAATGAGGTGAAACTTGGTCAGAAAGAATTGAATCAAAAGAAAGACTTAGATCTTAAGAAAATCAGGCATGAAGTTGTGAAATTTGGTATGTCAGGGTTCGACCCGTCGAAAAAAGAAGAAGCCAGGATCGCACTTGCGGTTAGTTTAG GTGCAAAACCACCTAAAAAGGaatatctcaactacaaggaaCTAATGCAGAAGAGGAAACAGGAGAAACAGAAGGAACAAGAAGAGAAGCAGATGATGAGATCAAAGAGCATGCTGCAGAGCggtggaaagaagaagaaaaagactGGAAATGATGTTGGGCACTTGTTAGATACATACGGGAAG GTTCAGAAAAAGGATTTGAAGAAAAAAGATGGACCAAGTACTAAAAAGAAGAGAAAGAagtga
- the LOC134678624 gene encoding uncharacterized protein LOC134678624: MKFSTGSSSSSLASDSLSRKSTLCIYTEIDAPAPPPCERMDSSSEAMELRRELDAVRSALQQQSESVLKQRHQLVEASQALAARDKRANQERRLRQDQLALVLRSLVLLESRLTREQKQVHIALHQKEKIIKSQQEEIVKLKARKGFCSNCQQLLGFTSEQTNIETDPEFQSLESTDSRFQNNFVRSSSYRERNSPPVFQKNTRLSKSFQLPKNDVTYGNSSSSEEGNNASTGSKGTFIKNKQAFVRRDVFRRSRKYSGRKSNKYYDNSQKGYNQANSSSAEECVGMSYQVNNENDLTANQIAKDIRRASMKIDQLIGEAKKDIDNASESEKTYSTKMERLHGIKRQASDEIKANRQVFLNNVLNEEGNEKPWYCNVSDPEQDTDCMEQRGVLNNNKSKSADDLLVAGFNSGILNAEVISAKNEVLCKNMIQDNDRFNNRFDDKNNNLQSTLTKTNPNDFNDNWYASTSDADDSPTNEIYKNNPVLECVNQILLQNSLDDSSNDNSKSSEAPSPKSSTKRVQFSTLNSISYEDKVRANNHTLPRSEKRANKIVKFSLETASEHSYEVPNTAQGFQYEIQSIYSNEYEPIVTKAAERVVPLPRTTAAKVPVPNIRGSIVKNLAANIERNTEKKDAELGSMKIFNKRKVPRTPPALPPKPKNLSAKFKAEKTEPSDSEAVAANQRVAEVKRRVGQVATVNVEPDYCSISEINVPVVSNGKRELLLSQPTVEIHNEQYPVHVSQRNNSVAKVVSLPRIQNKISDKDIPKLPQVTEIIIPDEDEKQEDTNFPQDSYLPNFNMHPMQPKVDPRASIQMGNTVSSILSEINKGGKSGGKHINLTELDHQFNRGPEKAELHKAEYFDDIDKFDLSQNFEEFKIDDELGSIVAEEYRISSGSSDGSMSDVVTEHILPVPEDDGKDRIDTFLEGENLNKQKNAKLSNKPDLLSNIENLETESVRNSDIESSNSSGSNSGSYNTVKCEPRMIVAKAEVAKTKGTFDIFLETSGLSSKSIATNKQFIGVRPPSANHKNVLKPKDIKMRVKNPATTNKINEKPMTTAIKYFEPYV; this comes from the coding sequence ATGGACAGCAGTTCCGAAGCGATGGAACTGCGACGCGAGCTGGACGCAGTCCGCAGCGCCCTGCAGCAGCAGTCTGAGTCTGTCCTCAAGCAGCGGCACCAGCTCGTCGAAGCCAGCCAAGCCCTCGCCGCCCGTGACAAGCGCGCCAACCAGGAGCGTCGCCTCCGCCAGGACCAGCTCGCACTCGTGCTCCGCTCCCTAGTCCTCCTAGAGTCCCGCCTCACTAGAGAACAGAAACAAGTGCACATAGCTCTTCACCAGAAAGAGAAAATCATCAAGTCCCAGCAAGAGGAAATCGTCAAACTCAAAGCTCGAAAGGGATTTTGCAGCAACTGCCAACAGCTTCTAGGCTTCACGAGTGAGCAAACAAATATCGAGACCGACCCAGAATTCCAAAGCCTGGAGAGCACTGACTCAAGGTTCCAAAACAACTTTGTCAGAAGTTCGAGTTACCGTGAACGAAATTCGCCACCTGTATTCCAGAAGAACACTAGGTTGAGTAAAAGCTTCCAGTTACCTAAAAACGATGTCACGTATGGCAATAGCAGTTCGAGCGAAGAAGGGAACAACGCCAGCACAGGCAGCAAAGgaacttttattaaaaacaagcAAGCGTTTGTCAGGCGAGACGTTTTCAGACGGTCAAGGAAATACTCTGGGAGAAAGAGTAACAAGTATTACGATAACTCACAAAAGGGTTATAACCAAGCCAATAGTAGTAGCGCCGAAGAATGTGTCGGCATGAGCTAtcaagtcaacaacgaaaacgACTTAACAGCCAATCAAATTGCAAAAGACATAAGGAGGGCGTCTATGAAAATCGATCAACTTATCGGTGAAGCTAAGAAAGATATAGATAATGCCAGTGAATCAGAGAAAACTTATTCTACAAAAATGGAAAGACTGCACGGAATAAAAAGACAGGCGTCCGATGAAATTAAGGCAAACAGACAAGTATTCTTAAACAACGTTCTCAATGAAGAGGGAAATGAGAAACCATGGTACTGCAACGTCAGCGACCCCGAGCAAGACACTGACTGTATGGAGCAGCGGGGGGTACTTAATAATAACAAGTCCAAATCTGCTGACGACTTGCTTGTGGCCGGCTTCAACAGTGGTATTCTCAACGCCGAGGTCATATCAGCTAAAAATGAAGTGTTATGCAAAAACATGATACAGGACAACGACCGATTCAATAACAGATTCGATGATAAGAATAATAACCTACAATCTACTTTGACTAAAACTAACCCCAACGACTTCAACGACAACTGGTACGCCAGCACGAGCGACGCAGACGACAGCCCGACCAACGAAATATACAAGAACAACCCCGTGCTCGAGTGCGTCAATCAAATTTTACTCCAAAACTCTCTGGATGACAGCAGCAACGACAACTCCAAGTCCAGCGAAGCTCCAAGTCCTAAATCTTCGACCAAACGGGTCCAATTTTCCACTCTCAATAGCATTTCGTATGAAGACAAAGTGCGAGCAAACAATCACACTCTGCCACGATCAGAGAAGAGAGCGAACAAAATCGTAAAGTTCAGCCTGGAGACGGCGTCTGAACACAGCTACGAGGTCCCCAACACCGCACAGGGATTTCAGTACGAGATACAAAGTATCTATAGCAATGAATACGAACCGATAGTTACTAAGGCTGCCGAACGGGTCGTGCCGCTGCCGCGTACGACTGCCGCGAAAGTCCCCGTGCCAAACATTAGAGGCTCTATAGTTAAGAATCTAGCTGCTAACATAGAACGTAACACTGAGAAGAAGGATGCCGAATTGGGCTCGATGAAGATTTTCAACAAGAGAAAAGTGCCGCGAACTCCCCCCGCCCTGCCGCCGAAACCAAAGAACCTGTCGGCCAAATTTAAAGCCGAGAAAACAGAACCGTCAGACTCTGAAGCCGTTGCGGCTAACCAACGGGTTGCAGAAGTTAAGAGGAGAGTGGGCCAAGTAGCAACAGTTAACGTAGAACCCGACTACTGTTCCATTTCAGAGATAAATGTTCCAGTAGTCAGCAATGGCAAAAGGGAGTTGCTACTCTCACAGCCAACGGTCGAGATTCACAACGAGCAGTACCCCGTGCACGTGAGTCAGCGGAACAACAGCGTGGCTAAGGTGGTGTCGCTACCTCGCATCCAGAACAAAATAAGCGATAAAGACATACCCAAACTACCGCAAGTCACCGAGATCATCATCCCCGATGAAGATGAAAAACAAGAAGATACTAATTTCCCGCAAGACAGTTACTTACCCAACTTTAACATGCATCCTATGCAACCGAAAGTGGATCCACGCGCTTCTATCCAAATGGGTAATACGGTGTCCTCTATCCTGTCTGAGATAAACAAAGGAGGGAAAAGCGGCGGCAAACACATCAACCTCACCGAGTTGGATCACCAATTCAATCGCGGCCCCGAAAAAGCGGAACTACACAAGGCAGAGTACTTCGATGACATCGACAAGTTTGATTTGTCCCAAAATTTTGAAGAATTTAAAATAGATGACGAGTTAGGCAGCATCGTGGCAGAGGAATACCGCATCAGCTCTGGCAGCAGTGACGGTTCCATGTCCGACGTCGTCACTGAACATATCTTACCAGTACCTGAAGATGATGGCAAGGACAGAATCGATACATTTCTCGAAGGAGAAAATTTAAACAAGCAAAAAAACGCCAAGTTATCGAATAAGCCCGATCTTTTGTCGAACATAGAGAATTTAGAGACTGAATCGGTCAGGAATTCTGATATAGAATCGAGCAATTCGTCTGGCAGCAACAGTGGATCTTACAACACTGTGAAGTGTGAGCCGAGAATGATAGTGGCGAAAGCGGAGGTGGCAAAGACGAAAGGTACCTTTGACATCTTCCTGGAGACGTCGGGTCTGAGCAGCAAGAGTATTGCGACCAACAAGCAGTTCATCGGCGTGAGGCCCCCGAGTGCCAATCATAAAAACGTGCTCAAGCCAAAAGACATCAAAATGAGAGTAAAAAACCCAGCGACAACGAATAAAATCAACGAAAAACCTATGACTActgctattaaatattttgaaccTTACGTGTAA